From the genome of Argonema galeatum A003/A1, one region includes:
- a CDS encoding DUF4160 domain-containing protein, translating into MPTVLRISAYRFYFYSHEPNEPPHIHIDRDDSSYQIRNDYPLYVARL; encoded by the coding sequence ATGCCGACAGTTTTAAGAATAAGCGCTTACCGATTCTACTTTTACAGTCATGAGCCAAACGAGCCACCGCATATACACATTGACCGCGATGACTCATCATACCAAATCCGCAACGATTACCCCCTTTATGTCGCTCGGCTGTAG
- a CDS encoding DUF4160 domain-containing protein produces the protein MVSAKFWLEPVSLANNIGFSAKELRKLQLMVQENQIRLVEAWYGYFGDSSRRES, from the coding sequence TTGGTATCAGCTAAATTTTGGCTAGAACCAGTCAGCTTAGCAAATAATATTGGTTTTAGCGCTAAAGAACTTCGGAAATTGCAGTTAATGGTACAAGAGAATCAAATAAGGCTTGTGGAGGCATGGTATGGGTATTTTGGCGATTCGAGCAGACGAGAGAGTTAA
- a CDS encoding DUF2442 domain-containing protein — MGILAIRADERVKDVRFTEETISVDLMDGRTISVPLVWYPILLQATPEQRSQWEVCGGGYGIHWEEIDEDLSTEGMLRGAPAPRVSVMGS; from the coding sequence ATGGGTATTTTGGCGATTCGAGCAGACGAGAGAGTTAAGGATGTTCGCTTTACAGAAGAAACAATCAGTGTCGATTTAATGGACGGTCGAACGATTAGTGTACCTCTAGTCTGGTATCCGATACTGCTTCAGGCTACACCCGAACAACGATCGCAGTGGGAAGTCTGTGGTGGAGGTTACGGTATTCACTGGGAGGAGATAGACGAGGATCTCAGCACAGAAGGAATGTTACGCGGTGCGCCTGCTCCCAGAGTATCAGTTATGGGTAGTTGA
- the hpsP gene encoding hormogonium polysaccharide biosynthesis glycosyltransferase HpsP produces the protein MKILQIIPSISLVYGGPSQMVLGLSAALARSGVEVTILTTDSNGDAGQAPLDVPLDRPVEQDGYKIRYFRCSPFRRYKFSLELLRWLGKHAAEFDLAHIHALFSPVSSCAAFVARSRHLPYILRPLGTLDPADLRKKRLLKLIYAALLEKPNIAGAAAIHFTSTQEAKISARFGVSTRDLVIPLGVVTNVTDKLSAIDTDKPSVDIPQILFMSRIDPKKGLNLLIPALENLLAEGIKFQFILAGGNPQDQDYEGKIKAQIEASPINLHTTITGFVTGDRKASLLQNADLFVLPSYYENFGIAVAEAMVAGIPVVISEGVYIWEDVQKAQAGWVCSLTVESLTEMLRLALRDKAERQRKGLKAKECALKEYSWSAIAQQTIQAYQTIISSTLIVK, from the coding sequence ATGAAAATTCTCCAGATTATCCCTTCAATTTCCCTAGTCTACGGTGGCCCCAGTCAGATGGTATTGGGTCTTTCTGCTGCGCTGGCCCGATCGGGTGTAGAAGTAACAATTCTTACTACCGATTCTAACGGAGATGCAGGACAAGCGCCGTTAGATGTACCTCTGGATCGCCCAGTAGAGCAGGATGGCTACAAGATCCGCTATTTCCGTTGTTCTCCATTTCGCAGGTATAAATTTTCACTTGAATTGCTGAGATGGCTGGGTAAACACGCTGCGGAGTTTGACTTGGCGCATATTCACGCGCTGTTCTCGCCAGTATCGTCTTGTGCGGCTTTTGTGGCCCGATCGCGCCATCTCCCCTACATCCTACGTCCCCTTGGCACTCTTGACCCTGCCGATCTGCGTAAGAAAAGGTTGTTGAAGCTTATTTATGCAGCATTGCTAGAAAAGCCGAATATAGCAGGTGCAGCGGCTATTCACTTCACCAGTACCCAGGAAGCCAAAATTTCGGCACGATTTGGGGTATCGACGCGAGATTTGGTGATTCCGCTGGGTGTGGTAACGAATGTAACAGATAAGTTATCTGCGATCGACACAGATAAACCATCTGTTGACATTCCCCAAATACTTTTCATGTCTCGGATTGACCCGAAAAAGGGACTAAATTTGTTAATTCCCGCCTTGGAAAATTTGTTGGCTGAAGGTATAAAATTTCAGTTTATTTTAGCTGGTGGTAATCCGCAAGACCAGGATTATGAAGGGAAAATCAAAGCACAAATTGAAGCTTCGCCAATAAATTTGCATACAACAATTACTGGATTTGTGACAGGCGATCGCAAAGCATCATTACTACAAAATGCGGATTTATTCGTGCTGCCTTCTTACTACGAAAATTTCGGCATTGCGGTGGCGGAAGCTATGGTAGCAGGAATACCTGTAGTTATTTCCGAAGGAGTCTATATTTGGGAAGATGTCCAAAAAGCACAAGCAGGTTGGGTTTGCTCTTTAACTGTAGAATCCCTTACAGAAATGTTGCGGTTAGCCTTAAGAGATAAAGCTGAACGACAGAGGAAGGGTTTAAAGGCAAAAGAGTGTGCTTTGAAAGAGTATAGTTGGAGTGCGATCGCGCAACAAACTATTCAAGCATATCAAACAATTATATCATCTACTCTTATTGTAAAATAG
- the hpsN gene encoding hormogonium polysaccharide biosynthesis glycosyltransferase HpsN, whose product MNYPWISVIVPTYEREQALRDTLFDLVQQDYPNFEVVVVDQTKTHQLETQAYLEELEKAAQICWCRVDWASLPGARNYGVRRSKGEIILFIDDDVQLPSGFLAAHVRNYLERPDVGSVAGRVLDRMKLAESEEGLTIDYLPPEAMEPGIGLYYLNLVHTVKPQQVITARGCNMSFRREIFDKYGLWFDERFRGSAVREESDFCLRIRQTGYKIWYDPEAYLVHLGEETGGCHDISTRSLEYQITFYHNHFLMGFKNLTPKQMLNFSSSLFQDQVLASLASRKSKSLPKVIGRMGSYSLGFISAIASIAQSGWNDGQVYTRLEEANG is encoded by the coding sequence ATGAACTATCCTTGGATTTCAGTGATTGTCCCTACTTACGAACGAGAGCAGGCTTTACGAGATACGCTTTTCGATCTGGTTCAGCAAGATTATCCGAATTTTGAAGTTGTGGTTGTAGATCAAACCAAGACGCATCAGTTGGAAACGCAAGCTTATTTAGAAGAATTGGAAAAAGCTGCTCAAATTTGTTGGTGCCGCGTTGATTGGGCTAGTTTACCGGGTGCGCGTAATTATGGTGTGCGACGCTCGAAGGGGGAAATTATTCTATTTATTGATGATGATGTTCAGTTACCATCGGGATTTTTAGCTGCTCATGTTCGCAATTATTTAGAACGTCCAGATGTTGGATCTGTAGCCGGTCGCGTTTTGGATCGCATGAAGCTGGCTGAGTCTGAGGAGGGGTTGACGATCGATTACTTACCTCCAGAAGCAATGGAGCCCGGAATTGGATTATATTATCTTAATTTAGTTCATACTGTCAAACCGCAACAGGTGATCACGGCAAGGGGTTGTAATATGTCGTTCCGGCGAGAGATTTTTGATAAGTATGGGTTGTGGTTTGATGAACGGTTTCGCGGTAGTGCGGTGCGGGAAGAATCGGATTTTTGTCTGCGGATACGACAAACTGGTTATAAGATTTGGTACGATCCGGAGGCGTATTTGGTTCATTTGGGGGAAGAGACAGGTGGATGTCATGATATAAGTACGCGATCGCTCGAATATCAAATCACGTTTTATCACAATCATTTCCTCATGGGCTTCAAAAACCTGACTCCCAAGCAAATGTTGAATTTTTCATCTAGCTTGTTTCAAGATCAAGTTTTGGCAAGTCTAGCCTCGCGCAAAAGCAAGTCTTTACCCAAAGTGATAGGACGTATGGGATCTTATAGCCTGGGATTTATCAGTGCGATCGCCAGTATAGCTCAATCTGGCTGGAACGATGGTCAAGTTTATACCCGATTGGAAGAGGCAAATGGCTAA
- the hpsL gene encoding hormogonium polysaccharide biosynthesis protein HpsL gives MPKKKSKSKSKKQGTAKSTLSLKEQLAEKRKAAKERKELISFSTSAVFGAAFIGMMAIPLSGPKGAIGAIAGIICLAFSFKYPRQALWAFLIYMPFAGTIVYSLGNSPVLQLAKDGLYIPGLVSIIQECQRKRLPIIIPKGLKPWLIILLACCLMTLFFVNGSQQMTAKPPEKPFAMGILGLKVLMGYIPLITCAYYLIRNKKDVLLMTRLHVVLALICFGLCFVQYRFLVTGRCAGTQFLEGADLFKASLDARCLVGGSLLYSPEQGVIRLPGTFVAPWQWGWFIIANAYFTFATAFSDPSARWRTVGLLGMAADLVIAVISGQRIALLLAPISMVILLVLTGQVANLKRFIPIVIGLAVVLGIGALLFPSIIQERIDSFTSRWEASPADDFIFYQFEFTWKNLKGSLIGLGLGRATNSARVFGDTALIETWFPKVMHEIGPVGLIAFLALVTSLTVFTFKAYRSLRDPSLRSFGACFWVFILFISYQTYYYPLDVDPVAVYYWFFAGVLLKLPELDKQEKMNAELENQSSKKNKRLANSVATE, from the coding sequence GTGCCCAAAAAGAAATCAAAGTCCAAATCCAAAAAGCAAGGTACTGCTAAGTCAACCTTAAGCCTGAAGGAGCAGTTAGCAGAAAAAAGAAAAGCTGCCAAAGAGCGGAAGGAATTGATTAGCTTTTCTACCTCGGCTGTCTTTGGTGCTGCTTTTATCGGCATGATGGCCATTCCTTTGAGTGGGCCTAAAGGAGCTATAGGAGCGATCGCAGGTATAATTTGCCTCGCCTTTTCCTTCAAATACCCCCGACAAGCGCTTTGGGCGTTCCTCATCTATATGCCCTTTGCTGGCACCATCGTTTACAGCCTTGGCAACAGTCCAGTCCTACAGCTGGCAAAAGATGGTTTGTATATCCCCGGACTCGTTAGCATTATCCAAGAGTGTCAGCGAAAGCGACTACCCATAATTATCCCTAAAGGTCTAAAGCCCTGGCTGATTATCCTGCTGGCTTGTTGTCTGATGACTTTATTTTTTGTCAACGGGTCGCAGCAGATGACTGCTAAGCCGCCCGAAAAACCATTTGCAATGGGCATTCTGGGCTTAAAAGTACTAATGGGATACATTCCCTTAATCACTTGCGCGTATTACCTCATCCGCAATAAAAAAGATGTTCTCTTGATGACACGCTTGCACGTAGTTCTGGCACTAATCTGTTTTGGCCTTTGCTTTGTGCAGTACAGATTTCTAGTAACAGGTCGATGCGCTGGCACCCAGTTTTTGGAAGGAGCGGATTTATTTAAAGCTTCCTTAGATGCACGGTGTCTGGTCGGTGGCTCTCTACTGTATAGTCCCGAACAGGGGGTAATCCGCTTGCCGGGAACTTTTGTAGCACCCTGGCAGTGGGGCTGGTTCATTATCGCGAATGCTTATTTCACCTTTGCAACTGCTTTCAGTGACCCCTCAGCTCGCTGGCGAACTGTTGGCTTGCTGGGAATGGCTGCGGATTTGGTGATAGCCGTTATTTCCGGTCAGAGAATTGCTCTACTCCTGGCGCCAATCTCAATGGTGATTCTGCTGGTATTAACAGGGCAAGTTGCTAACCTTAAACGCTTTATACCTATCGTCATTGGGTTAGCGGTTGTATTGGGAATTGGTGCATTGCTGTTTCCCAGTATTATCCAAGAACGGATAGATAGTTTTACGAGTCGTTGGGAGGCTTCACCGGCTGACGATTTTATCTTTTATCAATTTGAGTTTACTTGGAAGAACCTTAAGGGTTCTTTAATTGGTTTAGGATTGGGCCGAGCAACAAACTCTGCCCGCGTCTTTGGCGATACTGCCCTGATAGAAACTTGGTTTCCCAAGGTGATGCACGAGATTGGCCCAGTTGGACTAATCGCGTTTTTGGCTTTGGTTACGTCTCTGACAGTATTTACTTTCAAGGCTTACCGCTCTCTCCGAGATCCGAGTTTGCGAAGCTTTGGAGCCTGTTTTTGGGTTTTTATTTTGTTTATTAGCTACCAAACTTACTACTATCCTTTGGATGTCGATCCAGTTGCTGTTTACTATTGGTTTTTTGCTGGGGTGCTTTTAAAATTGCCAGAACTGGATAAGCAGGAAAAAATGAATGCCGAACTGGAAAACCAGTCTTCAAAGAAGAATAAGCGTTTAGCTAATAGCGTGGCAACGGAATAG
- the ffh gene encoding signal recognition particle protein, with protein sequence MFDALSERLEGAWKKLRGQDRISHANIQEALGEVRRALLQADVNLQVIKDFIAEIETKAQGAEVITGVRPDQQFIKIVYDELLAVMGETNVPLAHADTSPTIILMAGLQGTGKTTAAAKLALHLRKENRTAMLVATDVYRPAAIDQLVTLGKQIDVPVFELGTDTNPVEIARQGVERAKAEGVDTVIIDTAGRLQIDQDMMAELARIAQTVKPHETLLVVDAMTGQEAANLTRTFHDQIGITGAILTKLDGDTRGGAALSVRRISGQPIKFIGTGEKVEALQPFYPDRMASRILGMGDVLTLVEKAQEQIDFTDAEKMQEKILSAKFDFTDFLKQMRLMKNMGSFGGLLKMLPGMPKISDQQLQEAEVKLKQTEAMINSMTVEERRNPELLASTPSRRRRIGRGSGYGESEVSKLVTDFQKMRSLMQQMGQGGLPGMAGMGGMGGGMSPFGGGGNRPSAPGWRGYNEQTGKKKPKKEKKKKGFGQL encoded by the coding sequence ATGTTTGACGCACTATCTGAACGCTTAGAAGGGGCCTGGAAAAAGCTGCGGGGGCAGGATCGCATATCCCATGCCAATATTCAAGAGGCGCTGGGGGAAGTCCGCCGCGCCCTCCTGCAAGCGGATGTGAATCTCCAAGTCATAAAAGATTTTATTGCCGAAATCGAAACCAAGGCCCAAGGTGCCGAGGTAATTACAGGCGTGCGGCCCGACCAACAGTTTATCAAAATTGTCTACGACGAACTGTTGGCCGTGATGGGGGAAACCAACGTTCCCCTAGCTCATGCTGACACTTCTCCCACGATTATCCTGATGGCCGGGTTGCAGGGGACGGGTAAAACCACTGCTGCGGCCAAGTTGGCTTTGCATCTGCGTAAAGAGAACCGGACGGCGATGCTAGTCGCGACTGACGTTTACCGACCGGCAGCAATTGACCAGTTGGTAACCCTGGGTAAGCAAATTGACGTGCCGGTGTTTGAACTGGGAACTGATACGAACCCGGTGGAGATTGCCCGTCAGGGTGTGGAACGAGCAAAGGCAGAAGGCGTCGATACGGTGATTATCGATACGGCAGGTCGCCTCCAAATTGACCAGGACATGATGGCGGAGTTGGCCCGGATCGCGCAAACGGTGAAACCTCACGAAACCCTGCTGGTGGTAGACGCCATGACGGGTCAGGAGGCGGCGAATCTTACCCGCACGTTCCACGACCAAATCGGCATCACAGGGGCGATTCTCACTAAGCTGGATGGGGATACTCGCGGCGGTGCAGCCCTATCGGTGCGGCGAATTTCCGGTCAGCCAATTAAGTTTATCGGTACTGGCGAGAAGGTTGAAGCCCTGCAACCCTTCTACCCAGACCGAATGGCATCGCGAATTCTGGGTATGGGCGATGTCCTGACGCTGGTGGAAAAGGCGCAGGAACAAATCGACTTTACAGACGCCGAGAAGATGCAGGAGAAAATCCTGTCGGCGAAGTTTGATTTTACGGATTTCCTCAAGCAGATGCGCTTGATGAAGAATATGGGTTCATTTGGCGGTTTGCTGAAGATGCTTCCCGGAATGCCCAAAATTTCCGATCAGCAGTTGCAAGAGGCAGAAGTAAAGCTCAAACAGACTGAGGCGATGATTAATTCTATGACTGTGGAAGAACGTCGCAACCCGGAGTTGTTGGCGTCTACTCCCAGTCGGCGGCGGCGGATTGGTCGGGGTTCTGGTTATGGGGAGTCGGAAGTCAGCAAGTTGGTGACCGATTTCCAAAAAATGCGAAGTCTGATGCAGCAGATGGGGCAAGGCGGTTTACCTGGAATGGCGGGTATGGGTGGAATGGGTGGGGGAATGTCTCCCTTCGGCGGCGGTGGGAATCGTCCGTCGGCTCCGGGTTGGCGGGGCTATAACGAACAGACTGGTAAGAAGAAACCGAAAAAGGAGAAAAAGAAGAAAGGTTTCGGTCAGCTGTAG
- the rpsP gene encoding 30S ribosomal protein S16, whose product MIKLRLKRYGKKREASYRIVAMPSTSRRDGRPLEELGFYNPRTDETRLDVPAILKRLKDGAQPTDTVRNILKKANVFEQVSASVTQ is encoded by the coding sequence ATGATCAAACTGCGCTTAAAACGATACGGTAAAAAGCGGGAGGCCAGCTACCGGATTGTAGCTATGCCAAGTACCTCTCGCCGCGATGGTCGTCCTTTGGAAGAACTCGGTTTTTACAACCCCAGAACCGATGAAACACGGCTAGATGTTCCAGCGATCCTCAAACGACTCAAAGATGGTGCCCAACCTACTGACACCGTTCGCAACATCCTCAAAAAAGCCAATGTCTTCGAGCAGGTTAGTGCCTCAGTTACCCAGTAA
- a CDS encoding KH domain-containing protein codes for MSSSRLVPQLPSNGQIQPQVAIPDYGGLVKFLVQPFLESQESLKVDCEISASSPRVWIRVAFEGEDKGRVFGRGARNIQAIRTALEAAARASGQSVYLDIYGGVFVEHETGPPPSRTGTRTLPPPSSVAPKSSPRLRSR; via the coding sequence ATGTCTTCGAGCAGGTTAGTGCCTCAGTTACCCAGTAACGGCCAAATCCAACCCCAAGTAGCTATTCCAGACTATGGTGGGCTGGTAAAATTTTTGGTGCAGCCTTTCTTAGAATCTCAGGAGTCTTTGAAAGTAGACTGCGAAATATCTGCTAGTAGTCCACGGGTTTGGATTCGCGTCGCTTTTGAAGGAGAGGATAAAGGCCGAGTCTTCGGTCGGGGCGCACGTAATATTCAAGCCATTCGGACGGCTCTAGAAGCAGCTGCTAGAGCATCTGGACAATCCGTGTATCTTGATATATACGGCGGAGTATTCGTGGAACACGAGACTGGGCCACCGCCTAGTCGAACCGGAACGCGAACACTTCCACCTCCCTCCTCAGTTGCGCCTAAGTCGTCTCCTAGACTGCGCTCCCGCTAG
- the rpsU gene encoding 30S ribosomal protein S21, translating to MSEVRLGENESIDSALRRFKKKIQKAGILYEVKRRERYEKPSLRRKRKAEASRKHRY from the coding sequence ATGTCAGAAGTCCGTTTGGGTGAAAATGAGTCGATCGATTCTGCTTTGAGACGTTTCAAAAAAAAGATTCAAAAAGCTGGGATTTTGTACGAAGTCAAGCGTCGCGAACGTTACGAAAAGCCTAGCCTTCGTCGGAAGCGCAAAGCGGAAGCATCCCGCAAGCACCGTTATTAG
- a CDS encoding PhoH family protein: MVDGTTIELPSRESAIALSGDREENLKTLARQTGATLVLRGQELLISGTANQVDLCGRLVRSLEDFWKHGKSITSVEILTARQALDTQRTDELQDLQRDILARTRRGDEIRAKTFRQRQYVQAVRTHDLTFCVGPAGTGKTFLAAVLAVQALLANQYERIILTRPAVEAGEKLGFLPGDLQQKIDPFLRPLYDALYELIDPEKIANLMERTVIEVAPLGYMRGRTLNNAFVILDEAQNTTPAQMKMVLTRLGFRSRMVVTGDITQTDLPSNQPSGLAVAQKILQHVEGIAFCHFSQADVVRHPLVQRIVAAYEQYEQ, from the coding sequence ATGGTAGACGGCACAACGATTGAACTGCCGAGTAGAGAAAGCGCGATCGCCCTTAGCGGAGATCGAGAAGAAAATCTCAAAACCCTGGCGCGGCAAACAGGCGCAACGCTAGTGCTGCGCGGGCAAGAATTACTGATTTCAGGAACGGCGAATCAAGTTGACCTCTGCGGGCGATTGGTGCGATCGCTCGAAGACTTTTGGAAACATGGCAAAAGCATCACTAGCGTGGAGATCCTTACAGCTCGTCAAGCTCTGGATACCCAGCGTACCGACGAGCTGCAAGACTTACAGCGAGACATTCTCGCCCGTACCCGCCGTGGCGATGAAATCCGCGCCAAAACCTTCCGGCAGCGGCAGTACGTCCAAGCCGTGCGTACCCACGACCTCACCTTTTGCGTCGGGCCAGCCGGTACCGGCAAAACCTTCCTGGCAGCAGTTCTAGCTGTTCAAGCCCTGTTGGCAAATCAGTACGAACGAATCATCCTCACCCGACCAGCAGTAGAAGCGGGCGAAAAACTGGGCTTTCTGCCTGGAGACTTACAGCAGAAAATTGACCCGTTTCTTCGCCCTCTCTACGACGCTTTATACGAACTCATCGACCCTGAAAAAATTGCCAACTTGATGGAACGAACCGTAATAGAAGTAGCTCCTTTAGGCTATATGCGGGGTCGCACCCTCAACAACGCTTTTGTAATTCTCGATGAAGCCCAGAACACCACACCAGCTCAGATGAAAATGGTGCTGACGCGCCTTGGTTTCCGTTCTCGTATGGTAGTAACCGGAGACATCACCCAAACCGATTTGCCTTCAAACCAACCATCTGGCTTAGCAGTAGCCCAAAAAATTCTCCAGCACGTCGAAGGCATAGCCTTTTGCCATTTCTCCCAGGCTGATGTAGTCCGCCATCCCCTCGTCCAAAGAATTGTCGCAGCTTACGAGCAATACGAACAATAG
- a CDS encoding ChuX/HutX family heme-like substrate-binding protein, translating into MTANLKEFLEACETLGTLRLIVTSSAAVLEVRGSLSKLFYAELPKGKYANMHADIFEFHLNMDAIKQVKFETGESKRGNFTTYAIRFLDEKQEPALSAFLQWGKPGEYEPGQVETWQQLQEKYGEVWEPAPVEVI; encoded by the coding sequence ATGACTGCTAATTTGAAAGAATTTCTGGAAGCTTGCGAAACATTGGGAACACTACGTTTAATTGTGACCAGCAGCGCAGCTGTCTTGGAAGTACGCGGATCTCTAAGCAAGCTATTCTACGCTGAATTACCCAAAGGTAAGTACGCCAATATGCACGCCGACATTTTCGAGTTTCACCTAAATATGGACGCCATTAAACAGGTGAAATTTGAAACTGGTGAATCAAAACGGGGTAACTTTACCACCTATGCGATTCGCTTTTTGGATGAAAAACAAGAGCCAGCCTTAAGCGCATTTCTCCAGTGGGGCAAGCCAGGTGAATACGAGCCGGGACAGGTAGAAACTTGGCAGCAACTACAAGAGAAATACGGGGAAGTTTGGGAACCTGCGCCTGTGGAGGTTATTTAA
- a CDS encoding DUF6816 family protein: protein MFLFWGGEAKAGVLAERLAQFPQWNTKPPTQKVAAAEDLMYPYWIAGTWNVTSTLVDLVAPLAPDIVTPGFENNRRYLNEPVTFPVRFQVVNQNDFQFSIFNPKSKIQNLKLQGSVVADRAFNGLNIATAVLGSSAILSVKTDPHNPNRQITLLPGERQLVSIVTSRASEIPNPDQFISTEVSQQIFRSPTQLYLNQVETTTAYRRLQAPGAVIEADQITAVYLSPQDPNYFAAAERPVALYRYRLEFFP, encoded by the coding sequence GTGTTCCTGTTCTGGGGCGGTGAGGCAAAGGCAGGCGTACTGGCCGAAAGATTGGCTCAATTTCCCCAGTGGAATACTAAACCGCCAACTCAGAAGGTGGCTGCGGCTGAAGATTTAATGTATCCATATTGGATTGCCGGAACTTGGAATGTTACGAGTACTCTTGTGGATTTGGTGGCACCTTTGGCACCAGATATTGTGACGCCTGGTTTTGAAAATAATCGACGGTATCTCAATGAACCAGTAACTTTTCCAGTGCGTTTTCAAGTCGTAAACCAAAATGATTTTCAATTTTCAATTTTCAATCCAAAATCTAAAATCCAAAATCTAAAATTACAGGGCTCGGTGGTAGCCGATCGAGCTTTCAATGGGTTGAATATAGCTACGGCGGTTTTGGGCTCTAGCGCTATCTTATCCGTCAAAACAGACCCGCATAATCCCAACCGTCAGATTACTTTACTCCCCGGAGAGCGTCAACTTGTCTCAATTGTTACCAGTCGAGCAAGTGAAATTCCTAATCCCGATCAATTCATTTCGACAGAAGTTTCTCAACAAATATTTCGCAGTCCTACTCAACTTTATTTGAATCAGGTAGAAACTACAACTGCTTACAGAAGACTTCAGGCACCAGGTGCAGTAATTGAGGCAGATCAAATAACTGCTGTTTACCTATCGCCCCAAGACCCAAATTATTTTGCTGCTGCTGAAAGGCCAGTTGCTCTCTATCGCTATCGCTTAGAATTTTTTCCATAA
- a CDS encoding serine O-acetyltransferase, with the protein MKNFINNIFLIGEQILMCPQLLLFYLSSEKEVIVADVKRWVEIFQWKSTSDLSNLLSLTAKKQEFRNLYYYRIAKGNFAARLVMRIINIFYKECPYLFLDLSSNIGPGLFIQHGFSTIIMADIGENCWINQQVSIGYKDKTGRPKIGDNVRITAGAKVLGNITVGNNVTVGANAVVIKNVPDNCVVVGVPAYIVKKNGLKVKEELV; encoded by the coding sequence GTGAAAAATTTTATTAATAATATTTTTTTAATTGGCGAGCAAATTTTAATGTGTCCTCAACTATTATTATTCTATTTGTCTAGCGAGAAAGAAGTTATCGTAGCGGATGTAAAACGGTGGGTAGAAATATTTCAATGGAAGAGTACATCCGATTTAAGTAATTTGTTGTCTTTAACGGCAAAGAAACAAGAGTTTAGAAACTTATATTATTACAGAATAGCTAAAGGTAATTTTGCAGCTAGATTGGTGATGCGAATAATTAATATTTTTTATAAAGAATGCCCTTATCTCTTTTTAGATCTGTCTAGCAATATCGGCCCTGGTCTATTTATTCAGCACGGGTTTAGCACAATTATTATGGCAGATATAGGAGAAAACTGCTGGATTAACCAACAGGTATCAATTGGCTACAAAGATAAAACTGGTCGGCCTAAAATTGGGGATAATGTCAGAATAACGGCTGGGGCAAAAGTGCTAGGTAATATAACTGTTGGGAACAATGTTACTGTAGGTGCTAATGCAGTTGTAATTAAAAATGTGCCTGATAATTGTGTGGTCGTAGGAGTTCCAGCTTACATTGTCAAAAAGAATGGTTTGAAAGTGAAAGAAGAATTAGTCTGA
- a CDS encoding HAD-IA family hydrolase, with protein MQQPKVIFLDAVGTLFGVRGSVGEVYSEIALRFGIEVSAKALDRAFYNSFKSSSRMAFPGVERQEIPNKEFEWWNAIAIQTFQSAGAFHQFADFSSFFAELYAYFAKANPWFIYPDVLPALEYWRKQGIELGIVSNFDSRIYSVLSDLHLAKFFTSITISTEVGAAKPEPEIFVKGLHKHDCPSEAAWHIGDSFKEDYQGAKAAGLRAIWLKRSEPFL; from the coding sequence ATGCAGCAACCAAAGGTAATTTTTTTAGATGCAGTCGGCACTTTATTTGGAGTTCGCGGTAGTGTAGGGGAAGTCTACAGCGAAATAGCGCTTCGGTTTGGAATAGAAGTTTCAGCTAAAGCGTTGGATCGAGCTTTCTACAATAGCTTTAAATCAAGTAGTAGGATGGCTTTTCCAGGAGTTGAACGGCAAGAAATACCGAACAAAGAATTTGAGTGGTGGAACGCGATCGCAATTCAAACTTTCCAATCGGCGGGCGCTTTTCACCAATTTGCCGACTTTTCTAGTTTTTTTGCCGAACTTTATGCCTACTTTGCTAAAGCTAACCCTTGGTTTATCTATCCCGATGTTCTTCCTGCTTTGGAATACTGGCGCAAACAGGGTATTGAATTAGGTATAGTTTCTAATTTTGATTCTCGGATTTACTCTGTTTTGTCAGATCTCCATTTGGCAAAGTTTTTCACCTCAATTACGATTTCCACAGAAGTGGGTGCAGCTAAACCAGAACCAGAAATTTTTGTTAAAGGTTTGCACAAACATGACTGTCCATCTGAAGCTGCATGGCATATTGGCGACAGTTTTAAAGAAGATTATCAAGGTGCCAAGGCAGCTGGATTAAGAGCAATTTGGCTGAAGCGAAGCGAACCTTTCCTGTAA